A single region of the Brassica rapa cultivar Chiifu-401-42 chromosome A03, CAAS_Brap_v3.01, whole genome shotgun sequence genome encodes:
- the LOC103860636 gene encoding mitochondrial outer membrane protein porin 2, producing MSKGPGLFADIGKKARDLLTRDYNTDQKFSISTNTLSGVALTSTVLKKGVVHAADVSTQYKYRNALFDVKIDTDSNVMTTITITEILPSTKAIASFKVPDYNSSKLEVQYFHDHATVTATAALKQNPLVDLTATLGSPTISFGAEAGYDTTSRSFTKYNFGISVTKPDKCASIILGDKADSIKASYLQHLDESKRSAAVGEVYRKFSTNENVITVGGLYAVDHLTSVKAKLNSNGKLGALVQHEVLPKSIVTISGEIDTKTLEKYPRFGLSLALKP from the exons ATGAGTAAGGGACCGGGACTATTCGCCGACATCGGCAAAAAGGCCAGAG atCTATTGACGAGAGATTACAACACGGATCAGAAGTTCAGTATCTCCACTAACACTCTCTCCGGTGTA GCTCTTACTTCAACTGTTCTTAAGAAAGGAGTTGTCCACGCTGCTGATGTTTCCACTCAATACAAGTACCGAAACGCTCTCTTCGACGTCAAGATCGACACTGATTCAAAC GTCATGACAACCATCACAATCACTGAGATCCTCCCCTCTACGAAAGCTATCGCTTCCTTCAAAGTGCCTGATTACAACTCCAGCAAG CTAGAGGTTCAATACTTCCATGATCACGCGACGGTTACAGCCACTGCAGCTTTGAAACAAAACCCTCTGGTTGATCTAACAGCTACTCTTGGCTCCCCAACTATCTCATTCGGTGCCGAAGCTGGATACGACACTACTTCTCGGTCTTTCACTAAGTACAACTTCGGTATCAGTGTCACAAAGCCTGATAAATGTGCCTCCATAATACT TGGAGATAAAGCAGATTCGATCAAAGCCTCTTATCTTCAACACCTAGATGAGTCCAAGAGGAGCGCTGCGGTGGGGGAGGTTTACAGGAAGTTCTCGACGAATGAGAACGTGATTACTGTTGGTGGGTTGTATGCGGTTGATCACTTGACGAGTGTGAAAGCTAAGTTGAATAGTAACGGTAAGCTTGGTGCTCTTGTGCAGCATGAGGTTCTGCCGAAGTCGATTGTGACGATCTCTGGGGAGATTGATACCAAGACGTTGGAGAAGTACCCGAGGTTTGGTCTCTCGCTTGCTCTTAAACCTTGA